Part of the Micromonospora rhizosphaerae genome is shown below.
GGCGAGCACGCCGAAGCCGAGCCCGAGCAGTGCGAACCAGCCGTCCGCGGCGATCGGCTCCTCCGGCTGCGGTTGGGCGTAGATCACCCCCTCGGCGGTCTTCACCGCCGGGGTGTCCGGCGCGACGGCGGCCCAGAGCAGCCCCAGCGGAGCGCCCAGGACGGTCAGCAGGAACGCGACGCCGAGCGTCACCCCGACCGCCCGCCGACGGTCGTCTGCCGGACCGGTCGTCCCGGCCCCCGGCATGTGCTCGGGTCCGGGTGCGTACCAGGCGAACGGATCGGCGCCCGGCGCGGTCACCGGGGTCCCGGCGGGCACCGGCAGGCCGCCCGGCCACCCGGGAGCCGCCCGGTCCGGATCGGGCGGAGCGAACCCGCCCGGTCGGTCGGCGTCCGAGCCGGGGCGGTGGGCACCCGCCGGACCGTCGAAGGGGCGGTCGGGAGCGGGACCGGGGCGGCCAGGCTCGACCGGACGGTCGACGGGCTGCTCGGGATCGGAGGTGTCCGGACTCACCCGATGATCCTCTCAGGCCCGGGGCCACCGCGGGCCCGCTGGTGGCGGTCAGCGGGCGAACGGTTCCAGCATCACCGCGGCGGCCTTCAGCCAGGCCTGCCGGGACTCCGGCTGGAGCTGGTGGTACTCGATCGACGACCCGGTCTCGAGCGCGGGGTCGTAGGGCACCACGGCCACCGCCCGGGTACGGGTGGCGAAGTGCCGCTCCAGGTCGTCCTGGAGCGACGTGCGGCCCGGCGTCGGGCAGGAGATCAGGGTGACCGCGTTGTCGGCCAGCTCCCCCATCCCCACCTCGTGCAGAAGGTCGAGCATCCAGTCCGCGCTGAACGCGGCGTCCTCCCGTGGCACGGTGGTCACCACGAGCTGGTCGGCGGCCTGCATGACGGTACGCCAGTTCGGGCTCTCCACGTTGTTGCCGGTGTCCACACAGACCACGTCGTGGGTACGCCGCAGCAGCTCCAGCACCCGCTTGACGGTGAACTGGTCCAGCCGCTGGGCGAAGCGCGGGCTCTCCTCGCCGGCCAGCACGTCGTACGAGCCGTCGGAGGCGTGCCGCAGGTAGTCGTCGAGGTGCGCCAGCAGGGTCTCCCCCTCCAGGATCTCGATCTGGGCGAGGTCGCTGATCAGATGTCGGATCGTGCGGGCGTGCCGGGCGCTGCCGGCGCGCAGGCCGAGGGTGCCGCGCAGCTCGTTGTCGTCCCAGGCGAGCACCCCACGCCCCCGGATGCTGCCCACGGTGGCCGCGGCGAGCACGGTGGCGGTGGTCTTGTGCACGCCGCCCTTGGGGTTGGCGAAGGCGAGCACCCGCGGCGTGCCCAGTTCGCGCCGGAGCACCCCGGCGGCCCGCTCCAGCTCCGTCTCCGGGGCCGGCGCCCGCCACTCGACGCGGGCCGACCCGATCCGGCCCGGATAGCCCTCGGCGGTCGCCGGCGGCTGGTACGCGAGCGGCTGCGGTGGCTGGTATGCCGGCTCCGCCGGCTGGTAGGTCTCCGACCGGTAGCCGTTGTCGAGCAGCGCGTACCGGGACTCGACCGGCGGCGGCTCGTGCCGGTAACCGTCGTCCAGCAGGGCGTACCGGGACTCGGTGACGGACGCGGAACCCCGGTGCCGCTCGGGGTCGCGGCGGACCGGCTCCGGCGCGGGCTGGTACGCCGGCTCCGCCCCGTAGGCCGGCTCCGCCCCGTAGGCCGGCTCCGCCCCGTAGGCCGGCTCCGCCCGGTACGTCGACTCGGCCGGATAGGACGGCTCCGCCGGGTAGGTCGGCTCGGGCTGGTGTCCGGGGTCCACCCGGTAGGCCGGCTCGACCCGGTAGGTCGCCCCGACCCGGTAGGGCGGCTCTGCGCCGTAGGTCAGCTCGCTGGAAGGCTCGACCGCCGATGCCCGGCCGGACCAGCCGTTGCCGGCGGTGCGCCGGGGCAACTGCTCGGGGGGCGTGGCCGCCTCCTCGGCGCGGTGGTCGACCTCGGCCTGCTCAGCACCGCGGCCGAGCCGGGCCCGGTCGAGCAGCGCTCGCCACCGTGGTGCCGGCTCAGCTTGCCGACCCCAGCCGGTCTCGCTGCCATCCAAGGATCGCCCTCCCCAGCCCCATGGATCTCCGCCTGACAGGCTACGAACGAAACCCTATTCGGACCACACCCGTCCGCGCACATCCCCCGGTGGCCATCCTCACCGCGCGGCCCCGGCGCACTCCCGCCGGCCGCGTCTCACGAGGTCGGCGGGGTCGACGGCGGTGCTCCGGCCGAGGCAGGCCCGCCCGAGCCCGGTGAGGAACCGCTCACCGTCCGTGCGGCTTCCGACGAATCGCCCACCTTCGGGGCGCCCCCGGTCGGCGTGACGGCCGGGCCGGTCAGCCCCTCGTCGGCCGGCGGGCGGGCCACGTCCCGCTGCTCCGGCAGCGGCGGAGTGAAGACCGTCCGGTCCAACCGCCGCACCTCCGGCGCGGGATCGACGGCGCGCACGCCGGGCCGGGCGGCGACGCGGCGCAGCACCTCGGGCGTGGCGCGGATCACCGCCGCGTACACGCAGGCGCAGCCGGACCGGTACGCCGCCGCCTCCTCGGCGGCGACCCGCGCGCCGGTGTCGTAAAGCCGACGCAGCTCGGGGTCGGCGGCGCCGGTCGGGGCGACGGACCGCGCCCGGTAGTCGGCGGCCTCCCGGTCCTTGCGCGCGGCCACCTCGGCCATCCCGGCCACCACGTCCACCGGTACCCGCATCGCCGGGATGCGGACGATCTCGGTCTGCCGGCCGGGCAGCGGCACCCGGGCGACGACCGCCGAGACCGGCACCCCGTCGAGCGCCGCGGCGACCCGCCGCGGGGTCAGGTACGACGCGAAGGTGACCAGGGCGTACGTGCCGTCACCGGTGGCCGGTGGCGACGCGTCCGGCAGCCGGGCCAGCTCGTCGGAGGCGGCGCGCAGATAGTCGGGGATCGGGTCGCCGGCGGCCACGCCCACCCGGGTGACCTCGCCCACGGTCCGGTCGCCCACCGGCTCGCGTCGGCCGGCCCAGATGGCGGTGATCAGGACCGCCACCGCGCAGAGCAGCGCCGCCCAGGTCAGCCCTACCGACCTCGACCTGCCGCGGCGCGGCGGGCGCGACGGTTCGTCGGCGGACACGGTCAAACGTCCCCTCGTCGGTCGGCGCGGCGGATCAGTCGCGGAGGATGTCCAGCGCGCGGGCCAGGTCATCGGGGTAGTCGCTGACGAAGCTGACCTCGTCGCCGGTGCGGGGGTGCAGGAAGCTCAGCGCACGGGCGTGCAGCCACTGCCGGCTCAGCCCGAGCCGGGCCGCCAGGGTCGGGTCCGCGCCATAGGTGAGGTCGCCGACGCACGGGTGGCGCAGGGTGGAGAAGTGCACCCGGATCTGGTGGGTGCGGCCGGTCTCCAGCCGCACGTCGGCCAGGCTGGCCGCCGGGAACGCCTCGATGGTGTCGTAGTGGGTGATGCTCGGCTTGCCGCCGGAGACGACCGCCCAGCGGTAGTCGTGGTGCGGGTGCCGGTCGATCGGCGCGTCGATGGTGCCGCGCAGCGGGTCCAGGTGCCCCTGCACCACGGCGTGGTAGCGCTTGTCCACCTCGCGGTACTTGAACGCCCGCTTCAGCACGCTGTACGCCTGCTCGCTCTTGGCCACCACCATGATCCCGGTGGTGCCCACGTCCAGCCGGTGCACGACGCCCTGCCGCTCGGCGGCGCCGCTGGTGGAGATCCGGTGGCCGATCGCGGCCAGCCCGCCGATCACGGTCGGGCCGGTCCAGCCGGGGCTCGGGTGGGCGGCCACACCGACCGGCTTGTCCACCACGACGATGTCGTCGTCGGCGTAGACCACCCGCAGCCCGGGCACCGCCTGCGGCACCACGGTCGGCGGGGCGGCCGGGGCCGGCAGGGTCACCTCCAGCCAGGAACCGGCCTTGACTTTGTACGAGTTGGGCCGGACGGCGCCGTCGACCAGCGCGTCGCCGGCGTCGATCAGCACCGCCGCGGCGGTGCGGGAGAGCCCGAAGAGCCGGGACACCGCCTGGTCCAGCCGCATGCCCTCGAGGCCGTCCGGCACCGGCAGGGACCGGCGGTCGCCACCGGCGGCGAAGGCGGAGGTCACGCCCGCCCCCGCTGCTCGCTGCCGCTGGTCGCCTCGTCGGCGGATTCCGGCTGCCCGCCCGGCTCGGCGCCCGCCCGGCTGCCGTCGCGCTGCCGGCCGGTCAGTTCGAGCAGCACCGCCAGCGTCACGCCGCAGACCAGGGCGCTGTCGGCCAGGTTGAATACGGGCCAGACCTGCCCGTACGGGTCGAACAGGCTGATCATGTCCACCACGTGCCCGACGAAGTGCCCGGGCGCGCGGAAGATCCGGTCGGTGAGGTTGCCGAGCGCCCCACCCAGCACCAGGCCGAGGGAGACCGCCCAGGGCAGCGACCGCAGCCGCAGCGCCATCCAGCCGATCCAGCCGATCACGCCGATGGTGATCAGGGGGAAGATCCAGGTGTGGCCGGACCCGATGCTCCACGCCGCCCCGCTGTTGCGGGTCAGGCTGAGGTAGACGGCGCCGCCGAACAGCGACACCGGCCCCCGGCCGGTGAGCGTCTGCAGCGCGAGCTGCTTGGTGAGCAGGTCGGCCAGGAGGGCGACCAGGGCGACGCCGAGGAGGACCCCGAGCGCCTTGCGCCGGGGCGTGCCGCCGCCCGGCTCAGCGGTGCCGGATCCGGCGCGCGGTGCTACGGTCATCTGCTCCCCATCGACGCTCTCCACGGTGATCCCTCACCGTCTCCACTCCGCCGCCGGGGAGCGGACCTCAGC
Proteins encoded:
- a CDS encoding AAA family ATPase; the encoded protein is MDGSETGWGRQAEPAPRWRALLDRARLGRGAEQAEVDHRAEEAATPPEQLPRRTAGNGWSGRASAVEPSSELTYGAEPPYRVGATYRVEPAYRVDPGHQPEPTYPAEPSYPAESTYRAEPAYGAEPAYGAEPAYGAEPAYQPAPEPVRRDPERHRGSASVTESRYALLDDGYRHEPPPVESRYALLDNGYRSETYQPAEPAYQPPQPLAYQPPATAEGYPGRIGSARVEWRAPAPETELERAAGVLRRELGTPRVLAFANPKGGVHKTTATVLAAATVGSIRGRGVLAWDDNELRGTLGLRAGSARHARTIRHLISDLAQIEILEGETLLAHLDDYLRHASDGSYDVLAGEESPRFAQRLDQFTVKRVLELLRRTHDVVCVDTGNNVESPNWRTVMQAADQLVVTTVPREDAAFSADWMLDLLHEVGMGELADNAVTLISCPTPGRTSLQDDLERHFATRTRAVAVVPYDPALETGSSIEYHQLQPESRQAWLKAAAVMLEPFAR
- a CDS encoding RluA family pseudouridine synthase produces the protein MTSAFAAGGDRRSLPVPDGLEGMRLDQAVSRLFGLSRTAAAVLIDAGDALVDGAVRPNSYKVKAGSWLEVTLPAPAAPPTVVPQAVPGLRVVYADDDIVVVDKPVGVAAHPSPGWTGPTVIGGLAAIGHRISTSGAAERQGVVHRLDVGTTGIMVVAKSEQAYSVLKRAFKYREVDKRYHAVVQGHLDPLRGTIDAPIDRHPHHDYRWAVVSGGKPSITHYDTIEAFPAASLADVRLETGRTHQIRVHFSTLRHPCVGDLTYGADPTLAARLGLSRQWLHARALSFLHPRTGDEVSFVSDYPDDLARALDILRD
- the lspA gene encoding signal peptidase II, producing MTVAPRAGSGTAEPGGGTPRRKALGVLLGVALVALLADLLTKQLALQTLTGRGPVSLFGGAVYLSLTRNSGAAWSIGSGHTWIFPLITIGVIGWIGWMALRLRSLPWAVSLGLVLGGALGNLTDRIFRAPGHFVGHVVDMISLFDPYGQVWPVFNLADSALVCGVTLAVLLELTGRQRDGSRAGAEPGGQPESADEATSGSEQRGRA